A window of Ignavibacteriales bacterium contains these coding sequences:
- a CDS encoding TonB-dependent receptor, which produces MKKTFTVLLLLVAILSESVFAGTTGKLTGRVTDKKTGEGLPFVNVVLEGTSIGAQTDLDGKYLILNISPGKYNVKYQYVGYQAVVVRNVQISIDLTTIQDAALVDTAVEMNAIVVQGNVDKVHKDITSSQTRVTAEEIKNLPVTEINGLLQLQAGVTRDAGGGFHIRGGRSSEIAYWVNGISVTDSYDNSRGIEIDNSSIQELQVISGTFNAEYGQALSGIVNTVTKEGGRSIKGNVKLYSGDHLSNFTDYFPGVNNFKPTKNYNIQASFSGPIPYSNNALTLFATGRYVYDSGYLNGYRDFLPSGARGDSSLVPMNWSKRWIGQGNLSFFASSRLKFNAEILYSKEDYRNYNHAFKLNPDGDATDYTHSYNATFTMTHTFSNTSFYTVKASYFFRDYNEYLYSDPLDPRYLAPDSLITIAYAFLTKGTNLHRFFRETNTVIGKIDYTSQVTDKHLIKFGVEGRLHDLKFDNYNLQPLLINGLQANPFVPDIPSETSPLRQKYNEKPIELAVYIQDKIEYQSVIINLGLRFDYFDSRGKVLVDPTDPNIYLPLRSDMQNLSVAEREPYFYKKAEPKWAFGPRFGIAYPISDKGVLHFSYGMFLQIPTFQYLFNNGPYYVPQTGNFYGPYGNPDLKPQQTTMYELGFRQDFFDEFNLDVTGFYRDIRNWITAGALIVTRNLVSYSTYINKDYSNVKGITLNLNKRFSHHYSIDLNYTYQVAEGSNSSPEDAFYAQQGNAEPKLYLLPLDWDQRHLLNLSFYVGDVDWGVSLIGRYGTGLPYTPAITQFTAERGITSGLQQNSRRRPGQFVVDLKANKTFKLGSFDVTAFVQVFNLLDTKVVVNVFSDTGLPDFTTIGQSVGADARRPTSVQDYLKYPWNYGEPRNIQFGIEFSF; this is translated from the coding sequence ATGAAAAAAACTTTTACTGTTTTGCTTTTATTGGTTGCTATCTTATCTGAAAGCGTATTTGCCGGTACGACTGGTAAACTTACAGGTAGAGTAACAGATAAGAAAACAGGCGAAGGCCTTCCCTTTGTTAATGTTGTTTTGGAAGGTACGTCTATAGGAGCTCAAACGGATCTGGATGGAAAGTATTTAATACTCAACATCTCGCCTGGAAAGTATAATGTGAAATATCAGTATGTTGGTTATCAAGCAGTAGTTGTTCGAAATGTTCAAATTTCAATTGACTTAACTACAATACAAGATGCAGCACTAGTAGATACTGCTGTTGAAATGAATGCAATTGTTGTTCAAGGTAATGTTGATAAAGTTCATAAAGATATTACTTCCAGTCAGACAAGAGTAACTGCTGAAGAAATTAAAAATTTACCTGTGACAGAAATTAATGGCTTACTGCAATTGCAAGCCGGTGTTACAAGAGATGCAGGAGGCGGTTTCCATATTCGCGGCGGTCGTTCTTCTGAAATTGCTTATTGGGTAAATGGTATTTCTGTCACTGATTCTTACGATAATAGCCGCGGTATCGAAATTGATAATTCCAGCATTCAAGAGCTTCAAGTTATCAGCGGTACGTTCAATGCAGAGTATGGTCAAGCTCTATCTGGTATAGTGAACACTGTTACCAAAGAGGGTGGACGTAGTATTAAAGGTAATGTTAAACTTTATAGCGGAGATCACTTAAGTAATTTTACAGATTATTTTCCAGGTGTTAATAATTTTAAACCAACTAAAAATTATAACATCCAGGCAAGTTTTAGCGGGCCAATTCCTTATTCTAATAATGCCTTAACACTTTTTGCTACAGGTAGATATGTTTATGATTCCGGTTATTTAAATGGTTACAGAGATTTTCTACCTTCCGGTGCACGTGGAGATAGTTCTTTAGTGCCGATGAATTGGAGTAAACGCTGGATCGGTCAAGGCAACTTAAGCTTCTTTGCATCTTCAAGACTTAAATTCAATGCAGAAATTCTTTATTCTAAAGAAGATTACAGAAATTATAATCATGCATTCAAATTGAATCCAGATGGAGATGCAACTGATTATACTCACAGCTACAATGCTACATTTACGATGACGCATACATTTTCCAACACATCCTTCTATACAGTAAAAGCATCTTATTTCTTTAGAGATTATAACGAATACTTATACAGCGATCCGCTAGATCCAAGATACTTGGCGCCGGATTCTTTGATTACAATCGCTTATGCTTTCCTGACGAAGGGAACAAATCTTCACAGATTCTTTAGAGAGACAAACACTGTAATTGGTAAGATTGATTACACAAGTCAGGTAACCGATAAACACTTAATTAAGTTTGGTGTTGAGGGAAGATTGCACGATCTCAAATTCGATAATTACAATCTTCAACCGTTGTTAATTAACGGTCTTCAAGCGAATCCTTTCGTTCCTGATATTCCATCGGAAACCTCGCCTCTTAGACAAAAATACAACGAGAAACCGATAGAACTTGCTGTATATATTCAGGATAAAATAGAATATCAGAGTGTAATAATTAATCTCGGATTAAGATTTGATTACTTCGATTCGAGAGGAAAAGTCTTAGTAGATCCCACTGACCCGAACATCTATTTGCCATTAAGATCTGATATGCAGAATCTTTCCGTAGCGGAAAGAGAACCGTATTTCTATAAAAAAGCTGAACCTAAATGGGCATTCGGTCCTCGTTTTGGTATAGCTTATCCTATAAGCGATAAAGGTGTTTTACATTTTTCTTACGGGATGTTCTTACAAATTCCGACGTTCCAATATTTATTTAACAACGGACCATACTATGTACCGCAAACCGGCAATTTTTATGGTCCCTATGGAAATCCGGATTTAAAACCACAGCAAACCACAATGTATGAACTCGGATTTCGTCAAGATTTCTTTGATGAATTTAATTTAGATGTTACAGGATTTTACCGCGATATCAGAAACTGGATTACAGCAGGCGCTCTTATTGTTACAAGAAATTTAGTCTCTTATTCAACATATATAAATAAAGATTACTCAAACGTTAAGGGTATAACTCTAAATCTTAATAAAAGATTTTCCCACCATTACTCAATTGATTTGAACTACACCTATCAAGTTGCTGAAGGCAGTAATTCGAGCCCCGAAGATGCATTCTACGCACAGCAGGGAAATGCCGAACCGAAACTTTATTTGTTACCTTTAGATTGGGATCAACGACATTTACTGAATCTTTCATTCTACGTCGGAGATGTTGATTGGGGTGTAAGTTTAATCGGACGTTATGGAACAGGTCTTCCCTATACGCCGGCAATAACTCAGTTTACTGCTGAACGTGGAATCACTTCCGGCTTACAGCAGAACAGCAGAAGAAGGCCTGGGCAGTTTGTAGTGGATTTGAAAGCGAACAAAACATTTAAACTTGGCAGCTTTGATGTAACTGCATTCGTTCAAGTATTTAATTTATTAGATACAAAAGTTGTTGTGAATGTATTCAGTGATACAGGGCTACCAGACTTTACTACAATTGGACAAAGTGTTGGAGCAGATGCTAGAAGGCCAACTTCTGTACAGGATTACTTAAAATATCCATGGAATTATGGCGAGCCACGCAACATTCAATTTGGTATTGAATTCTCTTTTTGA
- a CDS encoding peptidylprolyl isomerase yields the protein MASQYKTVSIFIFFILFFSFQSTHSQQLALPNSVISEIGTHKIYVKDFVNRYSEYLFSTGMKDNIVVRRSILNNMINEILLYNYDDNKKIFSNPEYQKELKWADNQTTLAYLEDQEVFAKIKPTDAELREAYYRSNEQIAARHLFAQTEEEANNLYQLLQTGADFNSLAKQIFTDSTLQKNGGYLGYFSWGDMDPAFEDAAYSLNIGEISKPVKTKYGYSIIKVEDRIPHPLLTEDEYVKRKHHMEGVVRLRKRNPAENDFINKHFVPNKVMFNEKSLDNVLNNLSYSTANSTEKRNHKSSSAICLKYGNRSYSQNELEKRIDEIPAFHREKITSIEKLKTVAAGIVLQDILMKMAIEKGYNSVQAVRNLIPKYHNVIYLTYKREEINNNTILPDSIVKKFYDDNPQYFKTDNEINVQEIIVKNKSLADSLIMQLNNDADFGSLAEKYSIREWSAKNKGVMGFSEVSKFGVMKDTLWKSEINKIIGPIKIQEVYAIFKVLAKKNGEVKDFEHSKDLAYRLAKKEKSALVVDIYISKLRKKVNIKIDENMLGNAIISN from the coding sequence ATGGCATCACAGTATAAGACTGTCTCCATATTTATTTTTTTTATTTTATTTTTTTCCTTTCAATCAACCCACTCCCAACAGTTAGCGCTACCTAATTCTGTTATTTCAGAAATTGGGACACACAAAATCTATGTTAAAGACTTTGTAAATCGTTACAGCGAATATCTTTTTTCTACTGGTATGAAAGATAATATAGTTGTACGGCGTTCGATTCTGAATAACATGATTAACGAAATATTGCTTTACAATTATGATGACAATAAAAAAATATTTTCCAATCCGGAATATCAAAAAGAATTGAAATGGGCAGACAATCAAACAACTTTAGCATATCTCGAGGATCAAGAAGTTTTTGCTAAGATCAAACCAACAGATGCAGAATTAAGAGAAGCTTATTACAGATCAAACGAACAAATTGCAGCCCGGCATTTGTTTGCTCAAACAGAAGAAGAAGCGAATAATCTATATCAGCTTTTACAAACCGGAGCTGATTTTAACTCGCTTGCAAAACAAATTTTTACTGATTCCACATTACAGAAAAATGGCGGGTATCTCGGTTATTTTTCTTGGGGAGACATGGATCCTGCATTCGAAGATGCCGCTTATTCATTAAATATTGGGGAAATTTCCAAACCGGTTAAAACAAAATATGGTTATAGTATTATTAAAGTTGAAGATCGTATCCCGCATCCTTTACTAACCGAAGATGAGTATGTTAAAAGAAAACATCATATGGAAGGTGTGGTAAGATTAAGAAAGAGGAATCCTGCAGAAAATGATTTTATAAACAAACATTTTGTCCCGAATAAAGTTATGTTTAATGAAAAATCACTTGATAATGTTTTAAATAATTTATCATATTCAACTGCGAATTCTACGGAAAAACGTAATCATAAAAGTTCTTCTGCTATTTGTTTAAAGTATGGGAACAGATCTTATAGTCAAAACGAGTTAGAAAAAAGAATAGATGAAATTCCTGCATTTCACAGAGAAAAAATAACTTCTATCGAGAAGTTGAAAACAGTTGCTGCAGGAATTGTTTTGCAAGATATTCTTATGAAAATGGCAATAGAGAAAGGTTACAATTCTGTGCAGGCTGTTCGTAATTTGATTCCTAAATATCATAACGTAATTTATTTGACTTATAAAAGAGAGGAAATAAATAACAATACGATTTTACCTGATAGTATTGTCAAAAAATTCTATGATGATAATCCCCAATACTTTAAAACTGATAACGAAATAAATGTTCAGGAAATTATAGTTAAGAATAAATCTTTAGCTGATAGTTTGATTATGCAACTTAATAACGATGCCGACTTTGGCTCTTTAGCCGAAAAATATTCGATAAGAGAATGGTCTGCTAAAAATAAAGGTGTAATGGGTTTTTCCGAAGTATCAAAATTTGGAGTTATGAAAGACACTCTTTGGAAATCTGAAATTAATAAAATTATTGGACCGATTAAAATTCAAGAAGTTTACGCAATATTTAAAGTGCTGGCAAAAAAAAATGGAGAGGTAAAGGATTTTGAACATTCAAAAGATCTTGCTTATCGTTTAGCCAAGAAAGAAAAATCTGCTTTGGTTGTTGATATATATATATCGAAATTAAGAAAAAAAGTTAACATAAAAATTGATGAGAACATGTTAGGAAATGCTATAATAAGTAATTAA